In Eucalyptus grandis isolate ANBG69807.140 chromosome 4, ASM1654582v1, whole genome shotgun sequence, the following proteins share a genomic window:
- the LOC120292987 gene encoding uncharacterized protein LOC120292987 has translation MDFEFQESDIVFTDQDQATLDRSSDEDEHDDYSFCNTTVVLIQDNSRKRGESEKKNKMTNSPPVDIPETFIQSPEFHYAFEEGDDEGEVVPPHLIVERRVAARMVSSVRFSHGRTLKGRNLSEVRNSILRMTGFLES, from the coding sequence atggattttgaatttcaagAATCCGACATAGTTTTCACCGATCAAGATCAAGCAACCCTGGATCGGAGCAGCGACGAGGATGAGCATGATGACTACAGTTTCTGCAATACAACGGTAGTGCTGATTCAGGACAACTCAAGGAAGCGTGGCGAAtcggaaaagaagaataaaatgacAAACTCTCCGCCGGTCGATATCCCGGAAACTTTTATCCAGTCCCCTGAATTTCATTACGCATTCGAAGAGGGGGACGATGAAGGGGAGGTTGTGCCGCCACACTTGATTGTCGAGCGGCGCGTGGCTGCGAGGATGGTGTCTTCAGTGCGCTTTAGCCATGGGAGGACGCTTAAGGGCAGAAATTTGAGTGAAGTGCGGAATTCAATTCTTCGAATGACCGGCTTTTTGGAGTCATGA